A single Rubrivivax gelatinosus IL144 DNA region contains:
- a CDS encoding VOC family protein yields MDVFKTHGAFSWNELLTADPERAAAFYGELFGWSFDQQEYDGVGTYRVAKTPDGTAVGGVMAFPPDTPKEVPPHWAGYVTVDSVDDTIAKALELGGSVLVPAMDVPGVGRMAVLRDPTGAAINVIRYEAM; encoded by the coding sequence ATGGACGTCTTCAAGACTCACGGCGCGTTCAGCTGGAACGAACTGCTGACGGCCGATCCCGAGCGCGCCGCCGCGTTCTACGGCGAGCTGTTCGGCTGGAGCTTCGACCAGCAGGAGTACGACGGGGTCGGCACCTACCGCGTCGCCAAGACGCCGGACGGCACCGCGGTCGGTGGCGTCATGGCCTTCCCGCCCGACACGCCGAAGGAAGTGCCGCCGCACTGGGCGGGCTACGTCACGGTCGACTCGGTCGACGACACGATCGCCAAGGCGCTCGAACTCGGCGGCAGCGTGCTGGTGCCGGCGATGGACGTTCCCGGCGTCGGCCGCATGGCCGTGCTGCGCGACCCGACCGGCGCGGCGATCAACGTCATCCGCTACGAAGCGATGTGA
- the hrpA gene encoding ATP-dependent RNA helicase HrpA produces the protein MSDTRPGRPANPVPPITYPESLPVSARRDEIARALSEHQVVIVCGETGSGKTTQLPKIALELGRGLGAGGRGLIGHTQPRRIAASSVAKRIAEELNSPLGEVVGYKVRFQDRLQPGASVKLMTDGILLAETQTDPLLKAYDTLIIDEAHERSLNIDFLLGYLRQLLPRRPDLKIVVTSATIDADRFAKHFESAAGPAPVIMVSGRLYPVEQRWRPFEEKKDWDLGDAIADAVDELWRGGSGDILVFLPGEREIRETADHLRKHLASTARGGPQPEILPLFARLSQAEQDRVFEAGNGRRIVLATNVAETSLTVPGIRYVVDSGLARVKRYSYRNKVEQLQVEPVSQAAANQRAGRCGRVANGVCIRLYDEADFNQRTRFTDPEILRSSLAGVILRMKALRLGTVEDFPFLEPPPRKAIADGYALLDELDAIDEQGELTKIGRELAKLPLDPRVGRMIIEARDRHALSEVLVIASALSVQDVRDRPLEQQQAADEKHRKFDDEKSEFVGYLKLWNWIEEGRGHVHAAAPEANRPPPKAPQRGAGRPAPEAAPPHKLSNRQQEQRLRESFVNPRRVREWRDIHSQLLTVVAEHGWRLNTAPATYEQLHLSMLAGLLGNIGCKSDDDDWYLGARGIKFWRHPGAHLSKKPGRWIVAAELVETTRLFGRGIAAIEPGWIPAVAGHLLKTQLLEPHWEKKAAEVIALERATLYGLVIYNNRRVNYGRVDAKAAREIFIREALVNGDWESRLPFLAHNRKLVAQVEELEHKSRRQDVLVDDELIFAFYDQQLPPEVCSGATLEKWFREEVKKQPKLLQLTRDELMRHEAAGITTDAFPKTVRLGGIDCAASYLHEPGDAKDGLTVTLPIYALNQASEERCQWLVPGMLRDKVLALCKSLHQRPRSRLVPLPEFAAEFCATAPFAQGELVDALLKAVRERTQLAVQRNDFKLEQLPPHLFMNFRVVDEHGRQLAMGRDLAGLKAELGGQARSAFQALAALKVKAAPAPQPSPQPSPAGRERGPGRGVAAEVVAPPAPAAAQRHTAWTFGELPELMEIRKGAQTLIGFPALVDGGTHVEIEVFDEPEVAAAKHRVGLRRLVALQIREPLKYLEKNIPDLQKMGVAFMAMGGTVEELRQQIIDVAVDRAFLAEPLPSDERSFKARVDEGRTRLNLIAQEVARLAGVVLAEYAVAARKLKDSRPPKDVADDVAQQLQRLVPRRFLANTDWAALAHFPRYLKAVTLRLDKLRADPARDATRLAELRPLEQRYWRRVAELKGAQHARLDEYRWLLEELRVSLFAQELRTPQPVSVKRLDKAWAQLSG, from the coding sequence GTGTCCGACACTCGCCCCGGGCGGCCGGCCAACCCGGTTCCGCCGATCACCTATCCCGAATCGCTGCCCGTCTCGGCGCGCCGAGACGAGATCGCGCGTGCGCTTTCCGAACACCAGGTGGTCATCGTCTGCGGCGAGACCGGCTCGGGCAAGACGACTCAGCTGCCGAAGATCGCGCTGGAGCTGGGCCGCGGCCTGGGCGCCGGCGGCCGCGGCCTGATCGGCCACACGCAGCCGCGGCGCATCGCCGCCTCCAGCGTCGCCAAGCGCATCGCCGAGGAGCTGAACTCGCCGCTGGGCGAGGTCGTCGGCTACAAGGTGCGGTTCCAGGACCGGCTGCAGCCGGGCGCCTCGGTCAAGCTGATGACCGACGGCATCCTGCTGGCCGAGACGCAGACCGACCCGCTGCTCAAGGCCTACGACACGCTGATCATCGACGAGGCGCACGAGCGCAGCCTCAACATCGATTTCCTGCTCGGCTACCTGCGCCAGCTGCTGCCGCGCCGGCCCGACCTGAAGATCGTCGTCACCTCGGCGACGATCGACGCCGACCGCTTCGCGAAGCACTTCGAGTCCGCCGCCGGCCCGGCGCCGGTGATCATGGTCTCGGGCCGGCTGTACCCGGTCGAGCAGCGCTGGCGGCCGTTCGAGGAGAAGAAGGACTGGGACCTGGGCGACGCGATCGCCGACGCCGTCGACGAGCTCTGGCGTGGCGGCTCGGGCGACATCCTCGTCTTCCTGCCCGGCGAGCGCGAGATCCGCGAGACCGCCGACCACCTGCGCAAGCACCTGGCCAGCACCGCGCGCGGCGGGCCGCAGCCGGAGATCCTGCCGCTGTTCGCGCGGCTGTCGCAGGCCGAGCAGGACCGCGTCTTCGAGGCCGGCAACGGCCGGCGCATCGTGCTCGCGACCAACGTCGCCGAGACCTCGCTGACGGTGCCCGGCATCCGCTATGTCGTCGACTCGGGGCTGGCGCGCGTCAAGCGCTACAGCTACCGCAACAAGGTCGAGCAGCTGCAGGTCGAGCCGGTCAGCCAGGCCGCGGCCAACCAGCGTGCCGGCCGCTGCGGCCGTGTCGCCAACGGCGTCTGCATCCGCCTCTACGACGAGGCCGACTTCAACCAGCGCACGCGTTTCACCGACCCCGAGATCCTGCGTTCGTCGCTGGCCGGCGTCATCCTGCGCATGAAGGCGCTGCGCCTGGGCACGGTCGAGGACTTCCCGTTCCTGGAGCCGCCGCCGAGGAAGGCCATCGCCGACGGCTACGCGCTGCTCGACGAGCTCGACGCGATCGACGAGCAGGGCGAGCTGACGAAGATCGGCCGCGAACTCGCCAAGCTGCCGCTGGACCCGCGCGTCGGCCGCATGATCATCGAGGCCCGCGACCGCCACGCGCTGTCGGAGGTGCTGGTCATCGCCTCGGCGCTGTCGGTGCAGGACGTGCGCGACCGGCCGCTGGAGCAGCAGCAGGCCGCCGACGAGAAGCACCGCAAGTTCGACGACGAGAAGAGCGAGTTCGTCGGCTACCTGAAGCTGTGGAACTGGATCGAGGAAGGCCGCGGCCACGTGCACGCCGCCGCGCCCGAGGCCAACCGCCCGCCGCCGAAAGCGCCTCAGCGCGGCGCCGGCCGGCCCGCGCCCGAGGCCGCGCCGCCGCACAAGCTGTCCAACCGGCAGCAGGAGCAGCGCCTGCGCGAGAGCTTCGTCAACCCGCGGCGCGTGCGCGAGTGGCGCGACATCCATTCGCAGCTGCTGACCGTCGTCGCCGAGCACGGCTGGCGGCTGAACACCGCGCCGGCGACCTACGAGCAGCTGCACCTGTCGATGCTCGCCGGCCTGCTGGGCAACATCGGCTGCAAGTCCGACGACGACGACTGGTACCTGGGTGCGCGCGGCATCAAGTTCTGGCGCCACCCGGGCGCGCACCTGAGCAAGAAGCCCGGGCGCTGGATCGTCGCCGCCGAGCTGGTGGAGACGACGCGGCTCTTCGGCCGCGGCATCGCCGCCATCGAGCCGGGCTGGATCCCGGCGGTGGCCGGCCATCTGCTGAAGACCCAACTGCTCGAGCCGCACTGGGAGAAGAAGGCCGCCGAGGTCATCGCGCTGGAGCGCGCGACGCTGTACGGGCTGGTCATCTACAACAACCGCCGCGTCAACTACGGCCGCGTCGACGCCAAGGCGGCACGTGAGATCTTCATCCGCGAGGCGCTGGTCAACGGCGACTGGGAGTCGCGGCTGCCGTTCCTGGCGCACAACCGCAAGCTCGTCGCCCAGGTCGAGGAACTGGAGCACAAGTCGCGGCGCCAGGACGTGCTGGTCGACGACGAGCTGATCTTCGCCTTCTACGACCAGCAGCTGCCGCCCGAGGTGTGCTCGGGCGCGACGCTGGAGAAGTGGTTCCGCGAGGAGGTCAAGAAGCAGCCGAAGTTGCTGCAGCTGACGCGCGACGAGCTGATGCGCCACGAGGCCGCCGGCATCACGACCGACGCCTTCCCGAAGACCGTGCGCCTGGGCGGCATCGACTGCGCGGCGAGCTATCTGCACGAGCCCGGCGACGCCAAGGACGGGCTCACCGTCACGCTGCCGATCTACGCGCTCAACCAAGCCAGCGAAGAGCGCTGCCAGTGGCTGGTGCCCGGCATGCTGCGCGACAAGGTGCTGGCGCTGTGCAAGAGCCTGCACCAGCGCCCGCGCTCGCGCCTGGTGCCGCTGCCCGAGTTCGCCGCCGAGTTCTGCGCCACCGCGCCCTTCGCCCAGGGCGAGCTGGTGGACGCGCTGCTGAAGGCGGTGCGCGAGCGCACCCAGCTCGCGGTGCAGCGCAACGACTTCAAGCTCGAACAGCTGCCGCCGCACCTGTTCATGAACTTCCGCGTCGTCGACGAGCACGGCCGGCAGCTGGCGATGGGGCGCGACCTCGCCGGGCTGAAGGCCGAACTCGGCGGCCAGGCGCGCAGCGCGTTCCAGGCGCTGGCGGCGCTGAAGGTGAAGGCGGCGCCCGCGCCGCAGCCCTCACCCCAGCCCTCTCCCGCGGGGCGGGAGAGGGGGCCGGGCCGCGGGGTGGCCGCCGAGGTCGTCGCGCCTCCCGCACCGGCCGCGGCGCAGCGCCACACCGCCTGGACCTTCGGCGAGCTGCCCGAGCTGATGGAGATCCGCAAGGGCGCGCAGACGCTGATCGGCTTTCCGGCGCTGGTCGACGGCGGCACGCACGTCGAGATCGAGGTCTTCGACGAGCCCGAGGTCGCCGCCGCCAAGCACCGTGTCGGCCTGCGCCGGCTGGTCGCGCTGCAGATCCGCGAGCCGCTGAAGTACCTCGAGAAGAACATCCCCGATCTGCAGAAGATGGGCGTCGCCTTCATGGCGATGGGCGGCACCGTCGAGGAGCTGCGCCAGCAGATCATCGACGTCGCCGTCGACCGCGCCTTCCTGGCCGAGCCGCTGCCGAGCGACGAACGCAGCTTCAAGGCCCGCGTCGACGAAGGCCGCACGCGGCTGAACCTGATCGCCCAGGAAGTGGCGCGCCTGGCCGGCGTCGTGCTGGCCGAGTACGCGGTCGCCGCGCGCAAGCTCAAGGACAGCCGCCCGCCCAAGGACGTCGCCGACGACGTCGCCCAGCAGCTGCAGCGCCTGGTGCCCAGACGTTTCCTGGCGAACACCGACTGGGCGGCGCTGGCCCACTTCCCGCGTTATCTGAAGGCCGTGACGCTGCGCCTGGACAAGCTGCGCGCCGACCCGGCCCGCGACGCCACGCGTCTGGCCGAGCTGCGCCCGCTGGAGCAGCGCTACTGGCGCCGTGTCGCCGAGCTGAAGGGCGCGCAGCACGCGCGCCTGGACGAGTACCGCTGGCTGCTGGAGGAACTGCGCGTCAGCCTGTTCGCCCAGGAGCTGCGTACCCCGCAGCCGGTCAGCGTCAAGCGCCTGGACAAAGCCTGGGCTCAGCTTTCAGGCTGA